In one Pseudomonas sp. MM211 genomic region, the following are encoded:
- a CDS encoding tripartite tricarboxylate transporter substrate binding protein has translation MRHTSLHKALGLFAALSMSAVAPHVYADDKYPTKAIQVVLPIAPGGDTDVNARVFNRYLEKELGKPLVAVNVDGGGGTIGMRRVMSAKPDGYTALFFHGEAMVPKLAGLSDIDIDDFQMVAVAMEDDTTILVTGKDAPYQDMKSFVDYAKANPGQTRFGMLTGGYPHLVGVALEHELGVKMNLIDVGGNTAKIVALRGGRVDLINVQYNLVRDYLKAGSFINLGLLSDERNPLIADSPTTAEQGFPASFSKFFFFAMPKETPTAVVEKFSAAVKRVVENPEYHAEAKKMLVTPTYLDPEEGAAFAKAQQQTLQQYQSLLRGQ, from the coding sequence ATGCGACACACCTCCCTGCACAAAGCCCTCGGTCTGTTTGCGGCCCTTTCCATGAGCGCCGTAGCGCCCCACGTGTATGCCGACGACAAGTACCCGACCAAGGCCATTCAAGTCGTACTGCCCATCGCCCCGGGTGGTGACACCGATGTGAATGCTCGCGTCTTCAACCGCTACCTGGAAAAGGAACTCGGCAAGCCGCTGGTGGCCGTCAACGTGGATGGTGGTGGTGGCACCATCGGCATGCGCCGGGTGATGTCGGCCAAGCCCGATGGCTACACCGCACTGTTCTTCCACGGCGAGGCCATGGTGCCGAAGCTGGCCGGCTTATCGGACATCGACATCGATGATTTCCAGATGGTCGCCGTGGCCATGGAAGATGACACCACCATTCTGGTGACCGGCAAGGATGCGCCCTACCAAGACATGAAGTCCTTCGTCGACTACGCCAAGGCCAATCCCGGCCAGACCCGCTTCGGCATGCTCACCGGCGGCTATCCGCACCTGGTCGGCGTTGCCCTGGAGCACGAGTTGGGCGTGAAGATGAACCTCATCGACGTGGGCGGCAACACCGCCAAGATCGTCGCCCTGCGAGGCGGCCGCGTGGATCTGATCAACGTCCAGTACAACCTGGTGCGCGACTACCTGAAGGCCGGCAGCTTCATCAACCTCGGCCTGCTCTCGGATGAACGCAACCCACTGATCGCCGACTCACCTACCACCGCCGAACAGGGCTTCCCGGCCAGCTTCAGCAAGTTCTTCTTCTTCGCCATGCCCAAAGAAACCCCGACCGCGGTGGTCGAGAAGTTCTCTGCGGCGGTCAAGCGCGTGGTGGAGAACCCCGAGTACCACGCCGAAGCCAAGAAGATGCTGGTGACCCCGACCTACCTCGACCCGGAGGAAGGCGCTGCTTTCGCCAAGGCCCAGCAGCAAACGCTGCAGCAGTATCAAAGCCTGCTGCGCGGCCAGTAA
- the kdgD gene encoding 5-dehydro-4-deoxyglucarate dehydratase codes for MTPQELKTVLSSGLLSFPLTDFDAAGEFNPAGYVRRLEWLAPYGATALFAAGGTGEFFSLAADEYSSIIKTAVDTCSGSVPILAGVGGSTRQAIQYAQEAERLGAKGLLLLPHYLTEASQEGVAAHVEQVCKSVKIGVVVYNRNVCRLTAPLLEQLAERCPNLIGYKDGLGDIELMVSIRRRLGDRLTYLGGLPTAEVYAAAYKALGVPVYSSAVFNFIPKTAMDFYNAIAREDHATVGKIIDDFFLPYLDIRNLTAGYGVSIVKAGAKISGYDAGPVRAPLTDLRPAEYEQLAALIKKQGAQ; via the coding sequence ATGACTCCACAAGAATTAAAAACCGTCCTCTCCTCCGGCCTGCTGTCCTTCCCGCTGACCGACTTCGATGCTGCTGGTGAATTCAACCCGGCTGGTTACGTACGTCGCCTCGAGTGGCTGGCCCCGTACGGCGCTACCGCTCTGTTCGCCGCTGGTGGTACTGGTGAGTTCTTCTCCCTGGCTGCCGACGAGTACTCCTCCATCATCAAGACTGCCGTCGACACCTGCTCCGGTAGCGTGCCAATCCTGGCTGGCGTAGGTGGTTCCACTCGCCAGGCCATCCAGTACGCACAAGAAGCTGAGCGCCTGGGCGCCAAAGGTCTGCTGCTGCTGCCGCATTACCTGACCGAGGCCTCGCAGGAAGGTGTGGCTGCGCACGTCGAGCAAGTGTGCAAGTCGGTGAAGATCGGTGTGGTGGTCTACAACCGTAACGTCTGCCGCCTGACCGCTCCGCTGCTGGAGCAACTGGCCGAGCGTTGCCCGAACCTGATCGGTTACAAAGATGGCCTGGGTGACATCGAACTGATGGTCTCGATCCGCCGTCGTCTGGGTGATCGTCTCACCTACCTGGGCGGTCTGCCGACTGCTGAAGTCTATGCCGCTGCTTACAAAGCACTGGGCGTACCGGTTTACTCCTCGGCGGTGTTCAACTTCATTCCGAAAACCGCGATGGACTTCTACAACGCGATCGCCCGTGAAGATCACGCCACCGTTGGCAAGATCATCGATGACTTCTTCCTGCCGTACCTGGATATCCGCAACCTGACAGCCGGTTACGGGGTCAGTATCGTCAAGGCTGGCGCCAAGATCTCCGGCTACGACGCCGGCCCGGTTCGCGCGCCACTGACCGACCTGCGGCCTGCCGAGTACGAGCAACTGGCTGCGCTGATCAAGAAGCAAGGCGCCCAGTAA
- a CDS encoding MFS transporter — MGDTKKTHVRYLILLMLFLVTTINYADRATISIAGSSMQKDLGIDAVTLGFIFSAFGWAYVIGQIPGGWLLDRFGSKRVYAAGIFIWSLFTLLQGFVGMMPIAWAVVTLFVLRFMVGFAEAPSFPGNARIVAAWFPTAERGTASAIFNSAQYFATALFAPLMGWIVYTYGWEHVFVVMGVLGIIFAGVWMKTIYNPKEHPRVSAAEVEYIANNGGLVDMDQTKGSGGPKWNYITQLLTNRMMVGVYLGQYCINAITYFFLTWFPVYLVQERGMTILKAGIIASLPAIMGFVGGVLGGVLSDWLLRRGHSLTLARKLPIVCGLMLSTSMVLCNYVSAEWMVVGFMTLAFFGKGLGALGWAVVSDTSPKQIAGLSGGLFNTFGNIASITTPIVIGYIISATGSFKWALVYVGANALVAVFSYLFIVGPIQRVVLKDENGQALNDQASPAPAT, encoded by the coding sequence ATGGGAGACACGAAGAAAACCCACGTCCGTTACCTGATACTGCTGATGCTGTTTCTGGTAACCACCATCAACTACGCCGACCGCGCCACCATCTCCATTGCTGGTTCCAGCATGCAGAAGGATCTGGGCATTGATGCGGTCACTCTTGGCTTTATCTTCTCTGCTTTCGGCTGGGCTTATGTGATCGGGCAGATTCCGGGCGGCTGGTTGCTCGACCGTTTCGGCTCCAAGCGCGTGTATGCCGCGGGCATCTTCATCTGGTCGCTGTTTACCCTGCTGCAGGGCTTCGTCGGCATGATGCCGATTGCCTGGGCCGTGGTGACCCTGTTCGTACTGCGTTTCATGGTCGGTTTCGCCGAAGCGCCTTCGTTCCCCGGTAACGCGCGCATCGTCGCCGCCTGGTTTCCTACGGCAGAGCGGGGCACGGCGTCGGCCATCTTCAACTCGGCGCAGTATTTCGCCACCGCACTGTTCGCGCCGCTGATGGGCTGGATCGTCTACACCTACGGCTGGGAGCACGTGTTCGTGGTCATGGGCGTGCTGGGCATCATATTCGCCGGCGTGTGGATGAAGACCATCTACAACCCCAAGGAACACCCGCGCGTCAGCGCTGCCGAGGTCGAGTACATCGCCAACAATGGCGGCCTGGTCGATATGGATCAAACCAAGGGCAGCGGCGGGCCGAAGTGGAATTACATCACTCAGCTGCTCACCAACCGCATGATGGTTGGCGTCTACCTGGGCCAGTACTGCATCAACGCCATCACCTATTTCTTCCTGACCTGGTTCCCCGTGTACCTGGTGCAGGAGCGCGGCATGACCATCCTCAAGGCCGGCATCATCGCCTCCTTGCCGGCCATCATGGGTTTCGTCGGTGGCGTATTGGGCGGCGTGCTCTCCGATTGGCTGCTGCGTCGCGGTCACAGCCTGACCCTTGCGCGCAAGTTGCCGATCGTCTGCGGCCTGATGCTGTCGACCAGCATGGTGCTGTGCAACTACGTCTCCGCCGAGTGGATGGTCGTCGGTTTCATGACCCTCGCATTCTTTGGTAAAGGTCTCGGTGCCCTGGGTTGGGCCGTGGTATCGGATACTTCGCCCAAGCAGATCGCCGGCCTGTCCGGTGGCCTGTTCAACACCTTCGGCAACATCGCTTCGATCACCACCCCGATCGTCATCGGCTACATCATCAGCGCCACGGGTTCGTTCAAGTGGGCATTGGTGTATGTAGGCGCCAACGCGTTGGTAGCGGTATTCAGCTACCTGTTTATCGTCGGCCCTATCCAGCGCGTCGTGCTGAAGGATGAAAACGGCCAGGCGCTCAACGATCAGGCTTCGCCTGCTCCGGCGACCTGA
- a CDS encoding TRAP transporter substrate-binding protein produces MNLKRKLLIAALPLAIGLSSLAQAATTLKMAEIHPAGYPTVVAMENLGKKLEEATKGELKYRMFAGGVLGSEKEVIEQTQIGAVQITRVSLGSVGPVVPDTNVFNMPFVFRDVDHMRKVIDGDVGQEILDKITASEFNMVGLAWMDGGSRSIYTKKPVRKIEDLKGMKIRVIGNPLFIDTLNAMGANGIAMDTGEIFSALQTGVIDGAENNPPTLLEHNHFQSAKYYTQTHHLILPEPLMMSKAAWEKLTPEQQELVKKFAKEAQLEERKLWDEKSAASVEKLKAAGVEFIEVDTKPFYDATAPVREKYGAPYVELIKRIEAVK; encoded by the coding sequence ATGAACCTCAAGCGCAAGTTGCTCATCGCCGCACTCCCGCTGGCCATCGGCCTGTCGAGCCTGGCTCAGGCTGCGACCACCCTGAAAATGGCTGAAATCCACCCCGCCGGTTACCCGACCGTCGTGGCCATGGAAAATCTCGGCAAGAAGCTTGAAGAAGCCACCAAAGGCGAACTCAAGTACCGCATGTTCGCTGGCGGCGTTCTGGGTTCTGAAAAAGAAGTCATCGAACAAACCCAGATTGGCGCCGTGCAGATCACCCGCGTGAGCCTTGGCTCCGTAGGCCCGGTAGTACCGGACACCAACGTCTTCAACATGCCGTTCGTGTTCCGCGATGTTGACCACATGCGCAAGGTCATCGACGGCGACGTTGGTCAGGAAATCCTCGACAAGATCACCGCTTCCGAATTCAACATGGTCGGTCTGGCCTGGATGGATGGCGGCAGCCGCAGCATCTACACCAAGAAACCTGTTCGCAAGATCGAAGACCTCAAGGGCATGAAGATCCGCGTGATCGGCAACCCGCTGTTCATCGATACCCTCAATGCCATGGGTGCCAACGGCATCGCCATGGACACCGGTGAGATCTTCAGCGCCCTGCAAACCGGCGTGATCGACGGTGCCGAGAACAACCCGCCTACCCTGCTCGAGCACAACCACTTCCAGTCGGCCAAGTACTACACCCAGACCCATCACCTGATCCTGCCGGAGCCGCTGATGATGTCCAAGGCCGCCTGGGAGAAGCTGACGCCTGAGCAGCAAGAGCTGGTCAAGAAGTTCGCCAAGGAAGCTCAGCTCGAAGAGCGCAAGCTGTGGGACGAGAAGAGCGCAGCCAGCGTCGAGAAACTGAAAGCGGCCGGCGTTGAGTTCATCGAAGTCGACACCAAGCCCTTCTATGACGCCACTGCTCCGGTTCGCGAGAAGTACGGCGCACCTTATGTCGAGCTGATCAAGCGCATCGAAGCCGTCAAGTAA
- a CDS encoding tripartite tricarboxylate transporter TctB family protein codes for MPQFALRDYRDLITGSAVILGAVTMFVASANLKDFAAIGVGASFMPRLTALLLFIVGLVIVASTWRSAGRNREPLKAEESEPGVFGGLPAVLLSIVLMFIYLALLDPLGFLLSSVLYAFAQMIVLTKDGNRRYLVFAVSSLVTAIAAYYLFVNVFDISLPAGLMG; via the coding sequence ATGCCTCAATTCGCGTTACGCGATTACCGTGACCTGATCACAGGTTCGGCGGTGATTCTCGGCGCCGTAACGATGTTCGTCGCCTCGGCCAACCTCAAGGATTTCGCCGCCATCGGCGTCGGCGCTTCGTTCATGCCACGCCTGACCGCCCTGCTGCTGTTCATCGTCGGCCTGGTCATCGTGGCCTCCACCTGGCGCAGCGCTGGACGCAACCGCGAGCCACTGAAGGCCGAGGAAAGCGAACCGGGCGTGTTTGGCGGTCTCCCCGCCGTGCTGCTGAGCATCGTGCTGATGTTCATCTACCTGGCGCTGCTCGACCCGCTGGGCTTTCTGCTCTCATCGGTGCTCTACGCCTTCGCCCAGATGATCGTGCTGACCAAGGACGGCAACCGTCGCTACCTGGTGTTCGCAGTTTCCTCGCTGGTCACGGCCATCGCTGCCTACTACCTGTTCGTCAACGTTTTCGACATCAGCCTGCCTGCCGGATTAATGGGCTAA
- a CDS encoding SMP-30/gluconolactonase/LRE family protein, whose product MPKQAELILDARNTVGESPVWSAQDQALYWADIPNKRLYRWNLTDATTQSWEADEMLACIARRADGSWIAGMESGIFQLSAGEDGRLTGERLVEVSHAREGMRFNDGRCDRQGRFWAGTMLLDMAAGANVGALYRYDGAGQSTLPVLLDDLIVPNGLGFSPDGRTMYLSDSHPSAQLIWAFDYDIDSGTPHNRRLFVDMNDYPGRPDGAAVDADGCYWICGNDAGLIHRFTPAGRLDRSLEVPVKKPTMCAFGGANLDTLYVTSIRPGGNLDDQPLAGGVFALQPGVSGLEETSFQF is encoded by the coding sequence ATGCCCAAGCAAGCCGAACTGATTCTCGATGCCCGCAACACAGTGGGTGAAAGTCCGGTGTGGAGCGCACAGGATCAGGCCCTTTACTGGGCCGACATCCCCAACAAACGCCTGTACCGCTGGAACCTGACGGACGCCACCACGCAAAGCTGGGAAGCGGATGAGATGCTTGCCTGCATCGCCCGGCGCGCTGACGGCAGCTGGATCGCTGGCATGGAAAGCGGCATCTTCCAGCTAAGCGCCGGTGAAGATGGTCGACTGACTGGCGAACGCCTGGTCGAAGTCAGCCATGCTCGCGAAGGCATGCGCTTCAACGACGGTCGCTGTGACCGCCAAGGCCGTTTCTGGGCAGGCACCATGCTCCTGGACATGGCCGCAGGCGCCAACGTCGGCGCGCTGTATCGCTATGACGGCGCCGGGCAGAGCACCCTCCCGGTGCTGCTCGATGACCTGATCGTACCCAACGGCCTGGGCTTCAGCCCCGACGGCCGCACCATGTATCTGTCCGACTCGCATCCGTCGGCGCAGCTCATCTGGGCATTCGATTACGACATCGACAGCGGCACGCCACACAACCGCCGCCTGTTCGTCGACATGAACGACTATCCCGGCCGCCCTGACGGCGCAGCCGTGGATGCCGATGGTTGCTACTGGATCTGCGGCAACGATGCGGGCCTGATTCACCGTTTCACCCCAGCCGGACGCCTTGATCGCTCGCTGGAAGTACCCGTGAAAAAGCCGACCATGTGTGCATTCGGCGGCGCCAACCTCGATACCTTGTACGTCACTTCGATTCGCCCGGGCGGCAACCTGGACGATCAACCTCTGGCTGGCGGCGTGTTCGCCCTGCAGCCAGGCGTCAGTGGCCTTGAAGAAACATCATTCCAGTTCTAA
- a CDS encoding TRAP transporter small permease, which yields MKNTFLRACDALYMTCIWVAGLSILVMALIIPWGIFARYVLGAGSSWPEPVAILLMALFTFVGAAASYRAGAHMAVTSLTDRLPKAWHGAITLLVELLMAAVCLFMLIWGIKLCMATWNQFLASLTSVRVGMAYSPIPIGGFVTLIFILERLLFGDQSGRRVSNYEHVEEAKEAV from the coding sequence ATGAAGAATACATTCTTACGCGCCTGTGACGCCCTATACATGACCTGTATCTGGGTAGCGGGGCTGTCCATCCTGGTCATGGCCCTGATCATTCCTTGGGGCATTTTTGCCCGCTACGTGCTTGGTGCTGGCTCCAGCTGGCCCGAGCCCGTAGCCATTTTGCTGATGGCACTGTTCACGTTCGTCGGTGCCGCAGCCAGTTACCGCGCTGGGGCGCACATGGCCGTGACTTCCCTGACCGATCGCCTGCCGAAAGCTTGGCATGGCGCAATCACTCTGCTGGTAGAGCTGCTGATGGCGGCGGTGTGCCTGTTCATGCTCATCTGGGGCATCAAACTGTGCATGGCTACCTGGAACCAGTTCCTCGCCTCACTGACCTCGGTGCGCGTGGGCATGGCTTACTCCCCTATTCCAATCGGTGGTTTCGTGACCCTGATCTTTATCCTCGAAAGGCTGTTGTTCGGCGATCAGAGTGGTCGACGAGTGAGCAATTACGAGCATGTTGAAGAAGCCAAGGAGGCCGTGTAA
- a CDS encoding LacI family DNA-binding transcriptional regulator: MAKKSPRSASTLSPVNKGASVTLIDVAKVAGVSPITVSRALHRPEVVSEDARKKVLEAVRVTGYVPNMLAGGLASNKSRLIAIFVPTIAHSIFAETVQSLMDHLTAAGYQTMIGLTGYSAEQEERLLGAVLGRRPDGIVLTGTLHTEESRLRLQAAGIPVVEAWDLGASPIDMQVGFSHEKVGQALANHLHGKGYRRFAIVSVDDSRAFRRGNSVIAQLKELGVDEVPMAVLSAPATLQSGREGLRQLLADGHQPQVIVCSSDTVAQGILAEAASQGIEIPSQLAVMGFGDLSSAAHLHPALSTVNVDGARMGKQVANALLQRFRDAGELEPVRLDTGFTLVDRATT, from the coding sequence ATGGCAAAGAAATCCCCCCGCTCTGCATCCACGCTGTCGCCTGTCAACAAGGGCGCGAGCGTCACCCTGATCGACGTGGCCAAGGTGGCGGGTGTGTCGCCGATCACCGTATCGCGGGCGCTGCACCGGCCCGAAGTGGTCAGCGAGGATGCGCGCAAGAAAGTCCTCGAAGCCGTGCGCGTGACCGGTTACGTGCCGAACATGCTGGCGGGCGGGTTGGCGTCGAACAAGAGCCGCTTGATCGCCATCTTCGTGCCGACCATCGCGCACTCGATCTTCGCCGAGACGGTGCAGTCGTTGATGGATCACCTGACTGCCGCCGGCTACCAGACCATGATCGGCCTCACCGGCTATTCCGCCGAGCAGGAAGAGCGTCTGCTCGGCGCGGTGCTGGGGCGGCGCCCCGACGGGATCGTGCTGACCGGCACGCTGCACACCGAGGAGAGCCGGCTGCGCTTGCAGGCGGCCGGCATTCCTGTGGTAGAAGCGTGGGATCTGGGCGCGTCCCCCATCGACATGCAGGTTGGCTTCTCCCACGAAAAGGTCGGCCAGGCGCTCGCCAATCATCTGCATGGCAAGGGCTACCGACGTTTCGCCATCGTCTCGGTGGACGACTCCCGGGCTTTCCGGCGGGGCAACAGCGTGATCGCGCAGCTCAAGGAGTTGGGGGTCGATGAAGTACCGATGGCAGTGCTTAGCGCGCCCGCCACGCTGCAAAGCGGACGGGAAGGGCTGCGTCAGTTGCTCGCCGACGGTCATCAGCCGCAGGTGATCGTTTGCAGTTCGGATACCGTGGCCCAGGGCATCCTGGCCGAGGCGGCGAGCCAGGGCATCGAGATTCCCAGCCAATTGGCGGTAATGGGCTTCGGTGACTTGTCCAGCGCAGCGCACCTGCATCCGGCGCTGTCGACGGTGAACGTCGACGGCGCGCGCATGGGCAAGCAGGTCGCCAACGCGCTGTTGCAGCGTTTTCGTGATGCTGGCGAGCTGGAGCCAGTGCGTCTGGATACCGGCTTCACGCTGGTCGACCGCGCTACCACCTGA
- the kdgD gene encoding 5-dehydro-4-deoxyglucarate dehydratase: MTPQELKTVLSSGLLSFPLTDFDAQGEFNPEGYVRRLEWLAPYGATALFAAGGTGEFFSLAADEYSSVIKTAVDTCAGSVPILAGVGGSTRQAIQYAQEAERLGAKGLLLLPHYLTEASQEGVAAHVEQVCKSVKIGVVVYNRNVCRLTAPLLEQLAERCPNLIGYKDGLGDIELMVSIRRRLGDRFSYLGGLPTAEVYAAAYKALGVPVYSSAVFNFIPKTAMDFYHAIAKEDHATVGKIIDDFFLPYLDIRNRKSGYAVSIVKAGAKISGYDAGPVRAPLTDLLPAEYEQLAALIKKQGAQ, encoded by the coding sequence ATGACCCCACAAGAATTAAAAACTGTCCTCTCCTCCGGTCTGCTGTCTTTCCCGCTGACCGATTTCGATGCCCAAGGCGAATTCAACCCAGAAGGCTACGTACGTCGCCTCGAGTGGCTGGCCCCGTACGGCGCTACCGCGCTGTTCGCCGCTGGCGGTACTGGTGAATTCTTCTCCCTGGCGGCCGACGAGTACTCGTCTGTCATCAAGACTGCCGTCGACACCTGCGCCGGCAGCGTGCCAATTCTCGCTGGCGTAGGCGGTTCCACTCGCCAGGCCATCCAGTACGCACAGGAAGCCGAGCGTCTGGGCGCCAAAGGCCTGCTGCTGCTGCCGCACTACCTGACCGAAGCGTCGCAGGAAGGTGTTGCCGCTCACGTCGAGCAGGTCTGCAAATCGGTGAAGATCGGCGTAGTCGTCTACAACCGTAACGTTTGCCGCCTGACCGCTCCGCTGCTCGAGCAACTGGCCGAGCGTTGCCCGAACCTGATCGGCTACAAAGACGGCCTGGGCGACATTGAACTGATGGTCTCGATCCGTCGCCGTCTGGGTGATCGTTTCAGCTACCTGGGCGGCCTGCCGACCGCCGAAGTCTACGCCGCTGCCTACAAGGCGCTGGGCGTACCGGTTTACTCGTCTGCGGTGTTCAACTTCATCCCGAAAACCGCGATGGACTTCTACCACGCCATTGCCAAGGAAGATCACGCCACCGTTGGCAAGATCATCGACGACTTCTTCCTGCCTTACCTGGACATCCGCAATCGCAAGTCCGGCTATGCAGTGAGTATCGTCAAGGCTGGCGCCAAGATCTCCGGCTACGACGCCGGCCCGGTTCGCGCTCCGCTGACCGACCTGCTGCCTGCCGAGTACGAGCAACTGGCTGCGCTGATCAAGAAGCAAGGCGCTCAGTAA
- a CDS encoding tripartite tricarboxylate transporter permease: MLIEGILSILNFQTLFLIIGGTVLGIIIGAIPGLTVTMGVALFLPVTFAMSPVDGLSLLMGLYIGGTSGGLIPSILLNIPGTPASVATTFDGYPMAVRGEAGKALSVAIISSFLGGVFSLLVLFAVSPILAEVALKFGPYEYFAVALFSLTLVAGLSGGSLARGMAAAGIGLTVSFVGMAPITAFPRFTFDWHELDAGITLLPALIGLFAVSQILEEAESRKPQKKLQVLSYKLNNLGFSVKAILAHFPNWLRSSLIGTGIGVLPGLGAAVCNILAYGAAKKRSKHPEKFGTGISDGVIASESSGNASTGGGMVPLLTLGIPGDNTSVILLAGFMIHGITPGPMLFETQSLLVYGIFAALVVSNLAMIIALFGLMRGFVHILSVPKHILLPIIMLLCVIGAYGINNRLFDVGCMLVFGVLGWLMKKASLPITPLLLGFILGPIIETNLRRGLMSSQGDFMPFITEPISGVVLVATVIVVIVTAYKEYVKIRRPQGQIVTSS; the protein is encoded by the coding sequence GTGTTAATCGAAGGCATTCTGTCGATCCTCAACTTCCAGACACTGTTCCTGATCATCGGCGGAACCGTGCTGGGCATCATCATCGGCGCCATTCCCGGCCTGACGGTGACCATGGGCGTGGCCCTGTTCCTGCCTGTGACCTTCGCCATGAGCCCAGTGGACGGCCTATCACTGCTGATGGGGCTGTATATCGGCGGCACGTCGGGCGGTCTGATCCCGTCCATTCTGCTGAACATTCCCGGCACGCCGGCTTCGGTGGCGACGACCTTCGACGGTTATCCCATGGCCGTTCGTGGCGAGGCTGGCAAGGCGCTGTCGGTAGCGATCATTTCGTCATTTCTGGGCGGCGTGTTCAGCCTACTGGTGCTGTTCGCGGTGTCACCGATCCTCGCCGAAGTGGCGCTGAAGTTCGGCCCCTACGAATACTTCGCCGTGGCGCTGTTCTCCCTGACGCTGGTCGCCGGCCTCAGCGGCGGCTCGCTGGCACGCGGCATGGCCGCCGCTGGTATCGGCCTCACCGTGTCCTTCGTCGGCATGGCGCCGATCACCGCCTTCCCGCGCTTCACCTTCGACTGGCACGAGTTGGACGCCGGCATCACCCTGCTGCCTGCGCTGATCGGTTTGTTCGCGGTATCGCAGATCCTCGAGGAAGCCGAATCGCGCAAACCGCAGAAGAAGCTCCAGGTTCTGAGCTACAAGCTCAACAATCTGGGTTTCTCGGTCAAAGCCATCCTTGCGCACTTCCCCAACTGGCTGCGCTCGTCGCTGATCGGCACCGGTATCGGCGTACTGCCGGGCCTGGGCGCGGCGGTGTGCAACATCCTCGCCTACGGCGCCGCGAAAAAGCGCTCCAAGCACCCGGAGAAGTTCGGCACCGGCATCAGCGACGGCGTGATCGCCAGCGAATCGTCGGGCAATGCCTCGACCGGCGGCGGCATGGTGCCCCTGCTGACGCTCGGCATTCCCGGCGACAACACCTCGGTGATCCTGCTGGCCGGCTTCATGATCCACGGCATCACCCCGGGGCCGATGCTGTTCGAAACCCAAAGCCTGCTGGTGTACGGCATCTTCGCCGCCCTGGTGGTCTCCAACCTGGCGATGATCATCGCGCTGTTCGGCCTGATGCGCGGCTTCGTGCACATCCTCTCGGTGCCCAAGCACATCCTGCTGCCGATCATCATGTTGCTCTGCGTGATCGGCGCCTACGGCATCAACAACCGCCTGTTCGATGTCGGTTGCATGCTGGTGTTCGGCGTGTTGGGCTGGCTGATGAAGAAGGCCTCTCTGCCGATTACTCCGCTACTGCTGGGTTTCATCCTCGGCCCGATCATCGAAACCAACCTGCGTCGCGGCCTGATGAGCAGCCAGGGCGACTTCATGCCCTTCATCACCGAACCGATCTCCGGCGTGGTGCTGGTCGCCACCGTGATCGTGGTGATCGTCACCGCCTACAAGGAATACGTGAAAATCCGCCGGCCGCAGGGGCAGATCGTGACCAGCAGCTAA
- a CDS encoding NAD-dependent epimerase/dehydratase family protein: MTTTSNAQVPFNRLLLTGAAGGLGKVLRERLQPLTKILRLSDIVEMAPAEGDHIEVQLCDLADKQAVHQLVEGVDAILHFGGVSVERPFEEILGPNISGVFHIYEAARRHGVKRVIFASSNHVIGFHKQTDTIDANAPRRPDGYYGLSKSYGEDMASFYFDRYGIETVSIRIGSSFTEPLNRRMMSTWLSYDDLVQLIERGLTTPNVGHTVVYGASANKTVWWDNSKAAHLGYVPKDSSEVFRDKVETQPAVAADDPNALYHGGAFTAAGPFGDN; encoded by the coding sequence ATGACTACGACTTCCAACGCCCAAGTACCCTTCAATCGTCTGCTGCTCACTGGCGCAGCTGGCGGGCTGGGCAAGGTACTGCGCGAACGTCTGCAGCCCCTGACCAAGATCCTGCGTCTCTCGGACATCGTCGAAATGGCGCCGGCCGAAGGTGACCACATCGAAGTACAGCTCTGCGATCTGGCCGACAAGCAGGCCGTTCATCAGCTCGTTGAAGGTGTCGATGCGATCCTGCACTTTGGCGGGGTGTCGGTTGAGCGTCCATTCGAGGAAATCCTCGGCCCGAACATCAGCGGCGTTTTCCACATCTACGAAGCCGCACGTCGCCATGGCGTCAAACGTGTGATCTTCGCCAGCTCCAACCATGTCATCGGTTTCCACAAGCAGACCGACACCATCGACGCCAACGCCCCGCGCCGTCCCGATGGTTACTACGGCCTGTCGAAGTCCTACGGCGAGGACATGGCCAGCTTCTACTTTGATCGCTACGGTATCGAAACCGTCAGCATCCGCATTGGCTCCTCGTTCACCGAACCGCTCAATCGCCGCATGATGAGCACCTGGCTGAGCTACGACGACCTGGTGCAACTGATCGAACGTGGCCTGACCACCCCGAATGTCGGCCACACCGTGGTTTACGGCGCGTCGGCGAACAAGACCGTGTGGTGGGACAACAGCAAGGCCGCTCACCTGGGCTACGTACCCAAGGACAGCTCCGAAGTATTCCGCGACAAGGTCGAGACCCAGCCAGCAGTGGCGGCAGATGATCCCAACGCTCTCTACCATGGCGGCGCCTTCACGGCAGCCGGCCCGTTCGGCGACAACTGA